From one Ictidomys tridecemlineatus isolate mIctTri1 unplaced genomic scaffold, mIctTri1.hap1 Scaffold_51, whole genome shotgun sequence genomic stretch:
- the LOC144373832 gene encoding telokin-like, with protein MATPLFVFFASREQEGTESDERQLPQVVEELRDLQVAPGTRLAKFQLKVKGYPVPRLYWFKDGQPLSTSAHIRMADKKTLHTLEIVSVTREDVGQYAAYISNAVGAA; from the exons ATGGCTACTcccttatttgtcttttttgccaGCCGGGAGCAAGAGGGAACCGAATCAGATGAGAGGCAGCTGCCCCAGGTGGTGGAGGAGCTGAGGGACCTCCAGGTGGCCCCTGGTACACGCCTGGCCAAATTTCAGCTCAAAGTGAAAG GCTACCCAGTCCCCAGATTGTACTGGTTCAAAGATGGCCAGCCCCTGTCTACATCTGCCCACATTCGCATGGCTGACAAGAAGACACTGCACACCCTGGAGATCGTCTCTGTCACCCGGGAGGACGTGGGCCAGTATGCAGCCTATATCAGCAATGCTGTTGGTGCTGCCTAG